A genomic region of Miscanthus floridulus cultivar M001 chromosome 3, ASM1932011v1, whole genome shotgun sequence contains the following coding sequences:
- the LOC136543044 gene encoding probable L-ascorbate peroxidase 8, chloroplastic: MGASSPSCSTRSIDDLACDDGTGVIQRRLARILKVAEMLKQDNWKVCLGWHDSGTYDKNIEEWPQRGGADGSLRFDAELSHGANAGLINALKLIQPIKDKYPGITYADLFQLASATAIEEAGGPKIPMKYGRVDVTAAEQCPPEGRLPDAGPRDPAEHLREVFYRMGLDDKEIVALSGAHTLGRARPDRSGWGKPETKYTKDGPGEPGGQSWTVEWLKWL, from the exons ATGGGGGCATCGAGCCCGTCATGCTCCACGCGCTCTATCGATGATTTGGCCTGCGACGACGGCACCGGTGTCATCCAGCGGCGGCTGGCTCGA ATACTGAAG GTAGCTGAAATGCTGAAACAGGACAACTGGAAA GTCTGTCTGGGGTGGCATGATTCTGGTACCTATGACAAGAATATTGAGGAGTGGCCACAGCGAGGTGGAGCTGATGGAAGCTTAAGGTTCGATGCTGAGTTGAGTCATGGAGCCAATGCTG GTCTGATTAATGCATTGAAGCTTATCCAACCTATCAAGGACAAATACCCAGGTATCACTTACGCAGATTTGTTCCAGTTAGCAAGTGCTACGGCAATTGAG GAAGCTGGTGGCCCAAAAATTCCAATGAAATATGGGCGGGTTGATGTCACAGCAGCTGAGCAGTGTCCACCTGAAGGGAGGCTTCCTG ACGCTGGCCCACGTGATCCGGCTGAACACCTTAGGGAGGTATTCTATAGAATGGGCCTTGATGACAAG GAAATTGTTGCACTATCTGGAGCACATACACTTGGAAGAGCAAGGCCTGACCGGAGTGGCTGGGGAAAACCAGAAACAAAATATACC AAGGATGGGCCTGGTGAGCCCGGAGGGCAATCATGGACAGTTGAGTGGTTGAAGTGGCTTTAG
- the LOC136543045 gene encoding proline-rich receptor-like protein kinase PERK2, with protein MAAMQATLAALIPPPPPPQQSAPPPPPQPSQPQVIFPYGMPQTNGTGVSLHLLQSQGIPIQQIKFPSSPSPLPAWIAGLSKPIYTAPSTQPHLPPLSATGAVLAPGSALAPGVFYGGVDGPLFHSDSLMPTLFAASPSMDSTGAAPSAAAQAPLEFATSPMKAPATITPAVSSPASPTTPPALVSPMQAIMHGPTMEDMVPLSLPL; from the coding sequence ATGGCGGCCATGCAGGCGACCCTGGCCGCCCTCATCCCACCACCTCCCCCTCCACAACAGtcggcaccaccaccacctccacagccGTCGCAGCCGCAGGTGATCTTCCCCTACGGCATGCCCCAAACCAACGGGACGGGGGTGTCGCTCCACTTGCTGCAGTCCCAGGGCATTCCCATCCAACAGATCAAGTTCCCGTCGTCGCCATCACCGCTTCCGGCTTGGATTGCTGGTTTGTCGAAACCCATCTACACGGCGCCCAGTACCCAGCCGCACCTACCGCCGCTTTCGGCCACCGGGGCTGTCTTGGCGCCTGGCAGCGCCCTAGCTCCGGGCGTCTTCTACGGCGGGGTGGACGGCCCCCTGTTCCACAGCGACAGCCTGATGCCGACGCTCTTCGCAGCGTCACCCTCGATGGACAGCACGGGCGCGGCGCCCTCGGCTGCCGCACAGGCCCCATTGGAGTTCGCCACATCACCGATGAAGGCCCCGGCTACCATAACTCCGGCAGTCTCATCACCAGCTTCGCCAACAACCCCGCCAGCACTAGTGTCACCAATGCAGGCGATCATGCATGGACCGACAATGGAAGACATGGTGCCTTTGTCACTGCCTCTATGA